The Electrophorus electricus isolate fEleEle1 chromosome 8, fEleEle1.pri, whole genome shotgun sequence genome contains the following window.
CAAGTTgctgaaacacaccacaattCAAGCCTCAGGTCAGTGATGATGAAATCTATgtcatgttaaaaataattctgatTTTATCATGAAACTCCAAATCCAAATAACCAGCTTTAATTATGTACCACTGTATATAACTAGAATTGAATAGAAAGACCATATAACATTTTTCTTGTCTCACTGCCAATAAGTACATAGATACATCAAACACAAGTTGTTCATTGCTGTTTTCTAATCTTTactgttgttttatgttgttacATTTCAATCATAcattcattaaatgtttttatataatttttaaaaagagaggaATAAAATAACGTTCTCAggtcaataaacatttaaattaatttatctgAAAATTGGttagaaaataaacataaatatttacatatagtCTTAGGAGGTCAGATTCTGTAAAGATGGTTGCTAGGTTTATACATAAACCTTACTTCAGCACATATGCAgtcaaaaatattataatgcaaGTGAATATCATAATGCAAATCACAAAAGCCTTAGTGTCATTCTTTCTCAAGGTAACTTGTTGTTGGGATATTTCCTCAGACTGCAGTTGAAGGGGAGGAGTACAGCAAAGGGCTGGGGTAGGACTTGGGGCACGCAAAAGAGGAAGCCCTAATTCCCTCTGCTCCCTCAGAGAATTGGCCAGAAACAGGAGAGATCGCTTAGGAAAGCTGGCCGGAGAGAAGAGATTGAATTGGGGAATAAAGAAGTGGGGAAGAGAGCCAATTTGTGCTGCATGCTCAAAGTCTACCAGAAGCCTCATAAAACAGTGAGAAAGCTGCCCAGGGGTCCACAGAGAGTCTTCAAATCTTTGGGAAAGGTTATGGAAGAAGGCAGTTTTCCCATGATATGAGCAGAGAGGCTCAAGTTCTTTTGGATATGTATTCTTCAATCCCTCAAACAGACACTTGAGAAGCCGCAAACACAGTTTTCTAATAGAACACATAGACAATTAAGAACATCACTACAATTAAAAGTTGAGAAATTAAAGTCAAGTATTCATTCTTACCGGCAGCATTCATTTGGTTTAGTCTCACAGCAAGTCTTCTTGTTGCCATGGAACATGATCATTTCTTTTTCAATGTGAGAGAATGATATTCTCCAGCTCTCTACaatgcatacacatgcaatCACATCAGCTGTCATTCAAATACCCCCAAAGGCTCATTTTGTGAAACAGACTGGATAGACTGACCAAATGTTAACCTTTTTCATGATCACTGAGCTTTCGCCATTTAGGTCTTTTCGGGACAAAATAAACGGGCCGGCTAACAAATTTCCGCCGAGCTTTCTTGCCAAGCCACTTATCTATGTCCAGGCCACTCCGAGCAGCTTCTGGCCAGCCTTGTGATACCTCTAAGGCAGGTACAATATCTACAGACAGTTCTATATCATCATCCTTGTGCTTCTTGAATGCCAGGGTTACCGCTGGTGAATTTACCCGATTCTTACAAATGACCCAGCATCCATCACCAGCATgcactaaaaaacaaaacacaagcaggaGTTCCTATGAATGAATGATAAATTtcccaaataaacacagctgtgACACATAAAGAATCTATTAGAGACATGTGGCACTGAATATGATCTTAAAATGCAGGAACTAAAAATCACTGACATaaaaaatagcatttaaaatgtttaaattatttatttctatttttatattgttgtaAAATATAGTTATGAATTAACTGATGCAATAGATATTTCTACtgatgcaatatatatataccacCCTATATTTACTCTGTTCTCTGTCATTTATACACACCATGTCTTTAGCAAGAACAGGTCTGTCTGCATAGCAGAAGCAGAAGCTACCCATAACTCAGGCCCAAATACCTGAGTTCTTTTGCCtttctacatttttttattcactcCTCAAACCACAACTGatcataattcataattcagAACTGGTCTGTACCTGCAAAATGTGTACTGTTACACTCAGATTGATTTAGCAGAATGTGAATCCAGTGtttaaaagtgcaaaaatgGAAAAGGAAGTATTTAAACTGTGCCATGTTCTAGAATATGTGAGGCTGAACTTACCATATGTCCATATGTCATAAAAACTTCAAAATTAGAACCAGACTGTTAGAGTCATGGTGTAAAGATCATCCAATTATTTACAAGATTGATTACAGCTATCTTTGTGCCAATTGAGAGGAATATACCCCAAAATGCTGAAAGTTGAAAGCAGCAATGAGATATTGTCTTGTAGTGTGCCAAACCTTGATGTGTGTTCATGAACTTGTGCACCAAGCGTTGCATCTCCTTTATTACTTTGCTTGATGAGATAGTGCGTTCATCTTCTAGGAGAAAAGACCGTATTTCTGAGCGTGTGGACCGACAGAGGGAAACTCTATAGAAAAGTCCATTATAGTCCTCCAGCGCCATCCATGTAAGTTGTGGGGTTTTAAGTTTCAACATGATGTCAAACTCATTGGGTTTATTGATctgttggggaaaaaaacaaatacatctgCAAGGAAAAAGCTTTTTACAGTGTATTTGTGACTTTTTAATTCACCcctgtactgtaaatgtgtataactgacttttatttacatgcaaacacacagacacacacaaacacataaaaatttGTTCTTCACATCCAAAAGAAAGCATCAAAGGAACATGCAATTACTTGCATTACACTTCAGTGCTAAAGGTCATGAAGTATGAATTATATTCATACTGTGTGCAATAGTgcattacacattacacttaTATTTGCTTAATATGGATCTCAGATTATATGATATCACTTAGTTGG
Protein-coding sequences here:
- the LOC113578442 gene encoding cyclic GMP-AMP synthase; translated protein: MQLDKVKAFEFVFEMAQHMPLKKSSCVNKEVPDSPLLHEIVGMNPLPYTKWRKRQTGCPRAQQRAGEALSISAQLDRLIRQRGRDLRLRQIERKPAVMLVNNLIKDLLKFLKENEGHSFFRDVSVFTSGSYYELVKINKPNEFDIMLKLKTPQLTWMALEDYNGLFYRVSLCRSTRSEIRSFLLEDERTISSSKVIKEMQRLVHKFMNTHQVHAGDGCWVICKNRVNSPAVTLAFKKHKDDDIELSVDIVPALEVSQGWPEAARSGLDIDKWLGKKARRKFVSRPVYFVPKRPKWRKLSDHEKESWRISFSHIEKEMIMFHGNKKTCCETKPNECCRKLCLRLLKCLFEGLKNTYPKELEPLCSYHGKTAFFHNLSQRFEDSLWTPGQLSHCFMRLLVDFEHAAQIGSLPHFFIPQFNLFSPASFPKRSLLFLANSLREQRELGLPLLRAPSPTPALCCTPPLQLQSEEISQQQVTLRKNDTKAFVICIMIFTCIIIFLTAYVLK